GTCTGGCATCTGGGGGTCGCCGGGCCCGAGGGCACGGTGGTGGGCTTCGTACGCGCCACGAGCGACCTGGCCCTCAACGCCAACCTCTGGGATCTGTGCACCGATCCGAATGATGCCAACCGCGATCAGGTGATGCGGGCGTTGGTGCAGGCCTCCCTGGGGCGGCTGCGCCGGGAACTCTCCGGGTGCAGCGTGTCGCTCTCGGCCCCGCCCGAAGCCCTCCGGGCCCTCGAACGCCAGGGCTTCATCGTCGATCCGGGGGGGATCCGGGCCATGGGGCTGAAGCTCTGAAGGCACCTCTGCAGGCACCTTGACGGCCCCTGGAAAGGGCGACGACGGGCCAGGCCAGGAGAGGGGGACGGCCTGAGCCGTCTGC
This portion of the Cyanobium sp. NIES-981 genome encodes:
- a CDS encoding GNAT family N-acetyltransferase, whose product is MIPFRPQTPPPRLQEGYSLLSNPWPAAEVLNGLITASGEAPRSPERWQRALERSVWHLGVAGPEGTVVGFVRATSDLALNANLWDLCTDPNDANRDQVMRALVQASLGRLRRELSGCSVSLSAPPEALRALERQGFIVDPGGIRAMGLKL